CGCTGGAAGTGGATGAAACGTCGGTCGGTTCGTCGCCCACATCGGGCACTTCTTGGGTTTCCGCAACGTCAGCGGTCGGAACCGTGTTTTGCAGGCTTAGCTTGGTCGGCGCGACCCGCAACGCCGTTTGGTGCACCACGCCCATTGCGCCGGCCGGCATCCGAACTCGCACGGTCACGTGAGAATCACCGAAGTCGCGAGACTCGATTTTTCCCTTCGCGGACAAGTACGACAGCAGCTTGCCATCGTGATGCGCCACGTCGACTTCCACGTCCAGAAATCCTCGCGACAAAGCTTCGCCAACGATTTCTTGTAACGCTTGAAGTCCCTTTTTCGATTTGGCACTGACCGGAATCGCGTGGGGATAGCGGTCCAGGACCCGGTTCAGAAGTTGCGGGTTTTCGATCGCATCAATCTTGTTCAAAACCAGCAGCGTGTCTTTCGCTCGGACACCGAGTTCTTCCAAGACCTTATAAACCGCCGTGATTTGTTCAAACACATTGGGGCTGCTTGCGTCAGCGACATGCATCAGCAAGTCAGCTTGCCGTGTTTCTTCTAGCGTTGACTTAAAACTCGCCACCAAGGAGTGCGGCAGGTCACGAATGAAGCCCACCGTGTCGCTGATCAGAACGTGTCCCCAGTTTGGCAAATGCCAGCGGCGGGTTCGCGTTTCCAATGTCGCAAACAGTTTGTCCTGGGCCAGCACGCCGGCTTCGGTCAACGCGTTCATCAATGTGCTTTTGCCGGCATTGGTGTAGCCGACCAGCGAGATGGTGGGGACGTCGTTGCGAGCGGCAACTTGACGTTCGCGTCGCGATTCAACTCGAGAAAGCTCTTCCTTTAAATCGTGGATGCGTTTTTGCGCGAGCCGGCGGTCGACTTCCAGTTGCTTTTCACCCGGGCCTCGCATGCCCACGCCCATCGATTGTCGGGAAAGGTGAGTCCACATCCGCTTCAGTCGCGGTAGCGAATACTCAAGCTGGGCCAATTCAACGGCAAGCCGGGATTCGTGCGTGCGGGCACCCGCAGCGAAGATATCTAGAATCAACTCGGTGCGGTCGATCACCTTGGCTTTGGTGGCCGTTTCGAGATTCCGTACTTGGGCCGGGTTCAGGTCGTTGTCAAAGAAGATCACGTCCGCTTCGTACTTTTCAACCATCAGCCGTAGCTCTTCCACCTTGCCTTTGCCGAGGTAGGTTGAGTGATCTGGCGTCCCGCGTTTTTGCGTGAGCTCGTCAACGACTTGGGTGCCAGCCGTGGCGGCAAGGCCGTGCAGCTCTTCGAGCGGGTCGTCCTCAACTGTGCTTTTAGGCAAAATCAGTCGAGCCAGAATGCTTCGCTCGGGGCCATCGTCATGAAGGGAAATCATGCGGTCGGCGTAGTTGTGTGGATCAGACACGAGTTGGATTGGGTCTCCAAATAGGCAAGGTGAATCGAACAGTCTTCAAGACCATTCTAACCGCAAACGGGTTCAGCGTTCGAGTGTAGATTTCGTACGCAAAATGTGGTGGTAATGTTGGGCAAACCGGTGCGATTCGTCGCGAACGTACTGCAATAGACGCAGCGCATAAGCACTTTTGCTGAGTTTCAGCGGTTCTGAAATTCCGGGGCGAAAAATTTCTTCGTCGCGTTTAGCAAGCGAAATCACGGTCGGCGGCGTGATTTGTTGATCCGCGAACGCCGCCATCGCTGCACTCAATTGTCCCTTCCCGCCATCGATCAGCAAAATGTCCGGGAACGAATCGCCTCGATCGCTGAGACCGCGGAAACGTCTGGAAACGACCTCATAGATGCTGCGGAAATCGTCGATGCCTTTGACGTCTTGAATCCGGAATCGACGATAGCCAGGCTTGAACGGTAGTCCGTCGATGAACTGCACCAAGCTCGCCACGGTTTCGTTGCCGCCCAGGTGAGCGATGTCGACGCCTTCGATTACGCGCGGGGTTTCCGTAAGTTTCAACACCTGCTTCAAGCCCGTCAGCCCCTTCTTGGGATCGATGTAGAAGACCTCGGGTTGCGCGTGGGTGTCCAGTTCGCCTCGGTCTTCAAGCTTTTCTAGCATCTTGATTTCGTCACGCAGCACGGCGGCGCGTTCAAAGTCCAACGCCTTGCTGGCCGTTGTCATCTCCTTCTGCATTTCCTTAAGCAGTTTCGTTTTGCCACCATCCAGGAACGTTTGCAGACGCTTGATGTCGCGGCGGTATTCTTCCTTGCTAATCCGTAAGTTGCACGGCGCGGTGCACTGGTTGATGCTGGCCAGCAAGCAGGGCCGAAACCACTTCCACTTTTCGTCTGACTCGGTGATGTCCAGTCCGCAGGTTCGGAACTTGAAGATCCGTTGCAGCACTTGGACCGCACCCCGCAGCGAACCCACGCTAGTGAAAGGCCCATACAACTTCACGCCGGACGTCTTGGGTTCCCGAGTGATCTCAACCCGTGGGAATTCTTCACGCGTCGTGATCATCAGGTAAGGGAATGACTTGTCGTCTTTCAGGTCCTTGTTGTTCTTTGGCTGGATGTCTTTGACCAGCCGCGATTCCATCAACAACGCGTCGACCTCGCTCTCGCATTCAACGAAGTCGATGTCTGCGATGTCGCCCACCCAATCCGCCGTGCGAGCATCCTCCGTGGCCGCTTTCAGGAAATAGCTGCTCGCGCGACTGCGTAGATTTTTGGCCTTGCCGACATAGATCACGATCCCGGCCGCGTCCTTCATCAGATAGACGCCGGGTGACTGAGGAAAGGTCTTCACCTTGGCCGCCGCGTGGGAACCGCCTTTGACCTCGAACTGTTTCGTTTCGGCTTGGTCGTCAGTTGGACCGTTGTCTGGATTGCCGCCGTCGCTATTGCCGCCGTCGCTATTGCCGCCCTCGCTACGAGCTGACTTGTCCGCGGGTTTGGCGTCCGCGGGTGTGACGTCCGCTGGTTTTACGCCCGCTGGTTTTACGCCCGCTGGTTTTACGCCCGCTGGTTTTACGCCCGGTTGTGTGTCCTTGCTCTGCGAGTTTTTGCCCCGTTTGTTTTTGGTCTGTGCGTCTTTGGTCTGTGCGTCTTTGGTCTGTGCGTCTTTGCTTTGTGCGCCTTTGCTCTGTGTGCCTTTGCTTTCTGGTGGCGTGGGGCTGTCTTGTGGGTCGTGGGTTGCGATGAGGAGGACTCGAAAAACGCGAGGGTGGTGTGGATGTTGGTGATCGTTTTGCCCGGCGGTTGTCGGACAGAGAGGCTGTGTTTTCAATCGGGTGTGTCTTCGACGGTAACCCTTTTGTCCCCAGTCCAGTACACGAGTGTCAGTATCAGTAGTTCAGCGTCGGTATACGGGCGCTGGACAGTGACCGGTGACCATTCGCTTCTAACCGTTTTTCTTGAACCGAGTGGATGACTTCGGAACAGTATACGGGCCCGCGAAGTGTCTCCTAGGCGGAGTTTGGAAGAGCACTCGCGAACGCTCCGAAATGGGCGTCAATGAAGCGTTCCGGAGCTCGCTTCCAGTTCGCGCTTTTGATGGGCGTTTTCCAATCGGTTCGTTTGAGCCACTCTCAAGGCGGGGGCTTGGACAGAATTCTTATCGCAAGCCGGGCAACCGGCAGATCCAGCTAATCGCTACAGCCGGCGGATTCGGAAAATCCATGTTGGAGCTTCCAGCAAAGTTCACTCAGCCGAGCTAGGCCGTGGGCATTTTGTGCATACCCGCAATCGTGACTAAGAGTTACGCAGAGATTTTCTAGATGGAAATCTCGTCGATACTGTGGTTTGGCTTCGACAGCCATGGCTCAGATGTTGCGGAATTGCTAGCTCGCACGCTGTCCCGAAACCACGGCAAACTAACCGTTGCCCTGATTTTCAGTTGTTTTTCGTTGTTTAAAGCTGTCCTCGCATCGCTTCGACTCGCCTTCGCACTGGTGTGCGTTGGTCTCGGGTTGATCCTCGGTGCCCAGTGGCTCGGGTTAATCCCCGATTCGCGGGTCGAGATGGAAGCTGCGCGGCATTCGACGTGTCAAAACATTGCAATCAGCACGCTCGATGACATTCGCAACGAACGTTGGCTCAAGCTGGATTCGACGCTGCGAGCGATTGTCCGTCGCGACGAACAGCTGCTTTCAGTCGGATTGAGGGCGGAAGCGGGGGGACTTCGAGTCGCCACCGAAGCACACGAATTGTGCTGGGAACGCACGTCCAGCCCCACCGAGAAGATCGAGAAGCCCGTCGACGATGTGCCCGACTGGGTTCGCGAGACTGCCAGTGCGGTCGATTCCAAATCAAGACTCTATTCAGGCTTCGAGTCCGAGACAGGCCAACTCGATAGCGAGCATGGGGCGAGCGACGCTTCCGCTGTTGGCAGCGATGCCAAGCAATCGGGCGGCAATATTTGCTTGAAGATTCCCATCATGGTGCGCCACGAACATTGGGGATACCTGGAATTCAGCTTCCGACCGCCGCCGCCAGGATTTTTCGGCGGAGTGCTGGATGCTGGCATCTCTGAATTCATTCTGTTCTTTGCCTTTTGTGGCATGGGATCGTACACCTTGTTGATGATGCGAATCATGGGTGTGTTTTCACGCACGCAAGTGGTTCCCGATCGCGTTCGTCAAGCACTCGACACGCTGGCGGAAGGTTTGTTGGTTCTTGATGGATCCGGCAAGATTGTTCTGGCCAATGAAAACTTCCTTTCCATCAACGGCTTCGAAAACGACGAGCTGATCGATCGGCTCGCCGCGGATCTGCCTTGGTTCTTCCCTTCCACCGATCCTCGCAAGGCCGCTCAAGAAACCGAACTCCCGTGGACACGCGCGATTAAAGAGCGTCAAAGCGTGACGGCTGAAATTTTGCGGATGACGGGCCGCGACGGGGTCCACCGCGTGTTCAGCGTCAACGCAGGCCCAATCGGTGACGAAGCTCAGCAAAAGGGAGCCTTGGTGACGTTCCAGGACGTGACCCACGTGGAAAAGCACCGCGTCGAGCTGGAAAACATGCTCACGATGCTACGACGCAGTAAGGACGAAATTCAAAAGAAGAACAAAGAACTCGAAATCCTCGCCACCCGCGATGCGTTGACCGGATGCC
The sequence above is drawn from the Neorhodopirellula lusitana genome and encodes:
- the hflX gene encoding GTPase HflX, yielding MISLHDDGPERSILARLILPKSTVEDDPLEELHGLAATAGTQVVDELTQKRGTPDHSTYLGKGKVEELRLMVEKYEADVIFFDNDLNPAQVRNLETATKAKVIDRTELILDIFAAGARTHESRLAVELAQLEYSLPRLKRMWTHLSRQSMGVGMRGPGEKQLEVDRRLAQKRIHDLKEELSRVESRRERQVAARNDVPTISLVGYTNAGKSTLMNALTEAGVLAQDKLFATLETRTRRWHLPNWGHVLISDTVGFIRDLPHSLVASFKSTLEETRQADLLMHVADASSPNVFEQITAVYKVLEELGVRAKDTLLVLNKIDAIENPQLLNRVLDRYPHAIPVSAKSKKGLQALQEIVGEALSRGFLDVEVDVAHHDGKLLSYLSAKGKIESRDFGDSHVTVRVRMPAGAMGVVHQTALRVAPTKLSLQNTVPTADVAETQEVPDVGDEPTDVSSTSSEVA
- a CDS encoding excinuclease ABC subunit UvrC, whose translation is MKTQPLCPTTAGQNDHQHPHHPRVFRVLLIATHDPQDSPTPPESKGTQSKGAQSKDAQTKDAQTKDAQTKNKRGKNSQSKDTQPGVKPAGVKPAGVKPAGVKPADVTPADAKPADKSARSEGGNSDGGNSDGGNPDNGPTDDQAETKQFEVKGGSHAAAKVKTFPQSPGVYLMKDAAGIVIYVGKAKNLRSRASSYFLKAATEDARTADWVGDIADIDFVECESEVDALLMESRLVKDIQPKNNKDLKDDKSFPYLMITTREEFPRVEITREPKTSGVKLYGPFTSVGSLRGAVQVLQRIFKFRTCGLDITESDEKWKWFRPCLLASINQCTAPCNLRISKEEYRRDIKRLQTFLDGGKTKLLKEMQKEMTTASKALDFERAAVLRDEIKMLEKLEDRGELDTHAQPEVFYIDPKKGLTGLKQVLKLTETPRVIEGVDIAHLGGNETVASLVQFIDGLPFKPGYRRFRIQDVKGIDDFRSIYEVVSRRFRGLSDRGDSFPDILLIDGGKGQLSAAMAAFADQQITPPTVISLAKRDEEIFRPGISEPLKLSKSAYALRLLQYVRDESHRFAQHYHHILRTKSTLER